From the Polaribacter gangjinensis genome, the window TATTGATTTAGTAGTTTAAATAATTATACTTTCTACTTCTAATATTTAATATCTAACTTCTAATATCTAACTTCTAATGATTCAACGTTCCAGCATTTACAACGGGTGTAGCTTCTTTATCACCACATAAAATCACCATCAAATTGCTAACCATGGCTGCTTTGCGTTCGTCATCTAAATCCACAATATTCTTTTTACTCAATTCAGTCAAAGCCATTTCTACCATGCTTACAGCACCTTCTACAATTTTGTGACGTGCAGCTACAATGGCTGTTGCTTGTTGTCTTTTTAACATGGCACTGGCTATTTCTTGTGCGTATGCTAAATAACCAATTCGTGCTTCTAAAACTTCAATGCCCGCAATTGCCAAACGTTCTTCAATTTCTTTTTCCAAAGCTTCCGAAACTTCATTCACACTCGATCGTAACGTAATATCTTCATCATGACCTTCGTCGGCAAAATTGTCATAAGGATACATACTTGCCAATTTTCTGACAGCAGCATCTGTTTGAACTCTCACAAAATTCTCATAATTATCAACATCAAAAGCAGCTTTATAAGTGTCTGTAACTCGCCAAACTAAAATGGTTGAAATCATGATCGGATTTCCTAATTTGTCATT encodes:
- a CDS encoding SPFH domain-containing protein — its product is MKAEKIIKPANGYLMLFVTLLFFAGSIALAIQQRNPLYLLITAISFIGFFGFILVNPNTSQVILLFGKYVGTIKDNGLYWANPFFTKKKISLRASNFDSERLKVNDKLGNPIMISTILVWRVTDTYKAAFDVDNYENFVRVQTDAAVRKLASMYPYDNFADEGHDEDITLRSSVNEVSEALEKEIEERLAIAGIEVLEARIGYLAYAQEIASAMLKRQQATAIVAARHKIVEGAVSMVEMALTELSKKNIVDLDDERKAAMVSNLMVILCGDKEATPVVNAGTLNH